GGCCTGCAGACCGAGCGGGGCGAGATCGTCTGGGAGCGCGACGCGCACGGCAGGCCGGGCGCGTACGCGCTGCTGACCGGCTGCTCCTCCATCCACCAGGGGCTGCGCTGCGGCGTGCTGCTGGCCGACCACCTGGGTGACCCGCAGCCGCACTGGGAACTGGCCGCCGACCGGCTGGCGCACGTGCTGTCGGCGCACCCCGAGGCGTTCGCGGACAAGAGCCGCTACTCCATGGACTGGTACTACCCGGTGCTGGGCGGGGCGGTGCGCGGGGCGCAGGCGTTCGAGCTGCTGGAGCGCGAGTGGCCGACGTTCGTGGTGCCGGGGCTGGGCATCCGGTGCGTGTCCGACCAGCCGTGGGTGACGGGCGCGGAGACGTGCGAGCTGGTGCTGGCGCTGGACGCGCTGGGTGAGGAGGAGCGGGCGCACACGCTCTTCGCCGACATGCAGCACCTGCGGCACGAGGACGGCTCGTACTGGACCGGCTGGCAGTTCGCCAACCGCAAGCACTTCCCGCACGAGCGCTCCGGCTACACCGCCGCCGCCGTCGTCCTGGCGGCCGACGCGCTGCTCGGGCTCTCGCCGGGATCGGGGCTGTTCCGCGACATCGACGGGACCGCCGTGTTCGACCCGGAGGTGTGCGGCTGCGCCGCCGTGCGCACCGAGGGCCTCTGAGACGCCCGCACAACCGCTTTTGCCGGTTCTTTGCCCATACCAGCCGGTGCGCCGCCGATGGGTCGCTCAGCGGGCTTACTAGCTTCTGAGTGACGTACGAGGCGTCTTCGGGGGAAGCGTGGGCGACACGGGCACACCATCGTTCTTGGACCAGGTCAGGACCGAGCCGACACCCGGGCCGGCGCTGTCGGGAGCCGGCGGGCTGCGGCGGTTGCTGGCCAAGGATCCGCTGGAGTCCGATCTGAGCCGGCGCAGGTTCCGCCACAGGGGCGGCGCCCCGCGCACGATCTTCATGCAGGCCGAGCGGTCGTACGTGTTCGGGTACAACGCGGTGATGTCACGAGAAGCCGAGAAGATCGAGGAGCTGCCCGAGGACCAGCGCCCCTTCGCCTACGAGGGGGCCGCGGCCGGCTGCACGCTGCTCGACCTGCTCACCCTGACCCGGGGCCGGCGCCTTCACGAGCTACTGGCCGGCCCCGCCCAACCTCACCGCCACGCCGCCTACCTGGGCGCCGGGCGCGCGTACGCGCTGGCGCGGCTGCGCCCGGTATGGGGCGCACGGCGGGCGCACCCGCTGCTGCGCTGGCTGGCCCTGGACGGTTTCGGCTTCCAGTGGAGCCTGTCGAGGGCCGACCGCATGGTGGGCGAGCGCACCATGCCCGACCTGCTCACCAGGGCGCACTGCGCGCTGTTCGACCAGGGGCTGGGGCGGCTGCTGTGGTACCACGAGGGCGGCGCGCCCGACGACGTCTCCGCCCGGATCGGCAGGTTCCCCATCCCGCGGCGGGCCGACCTGTGGAGCGGGGTCGGGTTCGCGGCGGCGTACACGGGCGGCGCCGAGGCCGACGAGCTGTGGTCGCTGACCGAGCGGGCCGGGGCCGACGGCTTCCGCGCGTACCTGGCGCAGGGCTGCGCCTTCGCGGTGGCGGCGCGGCTGCGCTCGGGCGAGCTGCCCGGCCACACGACGCGGGCGGCGCCGATCCTGGCGGGCGCCGAGCCGGAGGAGGCGGCCTCGTGGACCGACCGGGCGCTGATCGCGCTCGGCCACGAGGCGCACACGCACGAGGACTTCCAGAGCTGGCAGTCGCAGACCCGCCGCTCGTGGACCCGCCGCCACCACCGCTAGCCGGGGCTCAGACGCCGGGCCCGACGCGCTCCAGGACGCGCAGCGAGCCGGTCACCGACACCTCCTCGAACGCGCCGCTGTCGAGCGCCCGCCGGTACACCCGGTACGGCGCCTGCCCCCCGTCGGCCGGGTCGGGGAAGACGTCGTGAAAGACCAGCGCCCCGCCGGTCATCACGTGCGGCGCCCAGCCCTCGTAGTCGCGGGTCACGGGCTCCTCGGAGTGACCGCCGTCGATGAACAGCATGGCCAGCGGCGTGTTCCAGAGTGCGGCGACCCGCTCCGACCTCCCGACGATCGCGATCACCTCCTCCTCCAGCCCGGCGGAGGCGATCGTGGCCCGGAACGTCGGCAGCGAGTCCATCTTGCCGAAGCGGTGGTCCATCAGGGTCGGGTCATGGTGCGCCCACCCCGGCTGGATCTCCTCCGAGCCCCGGTGATGGTCCACCGTCACGACCACGGACCCGCTCTGGCGGGCCGCCGCGCCGAGATAGACGGCGGACTTGCCGCAGTAGGTGCCGATCTCGCAGATGGGACCGAGCTTGCCGTACCGGCAAGCCGTCTCGAACAGGGCCAGCCCCTCGTCGGGCGGCATGAACCCCTTGGCGTGCTTCGCCGCGTGCAGCAGCTCCGACGGCATCGTCATAGCCATGCACCCTAGCCGAACCGAATAACATTCCAGCCGCCTCTTGCAGGGCCGATCTGCAACCTGTTCTACTTGGCAGCGTGAATCAGCGCGCTCGCATCGCCATGTCGGACGACGAGGTCACCGCCTTCCTGGAGGGCTCGCGCAAGCTGCAGCTCGCAACCATCAACCGGGACGGCACGCCGCACCTCGTGACCATGTTCTACGGCCTGGACGAGGGCCGGATCGCCTTCTGGACCTACGCCAAGGCGCAGAAGACCCGCAACCTGGGGCGCGACCCGCGGGTGAGCTGTCTCGTGGAAGCCGGCGACGACTACGGCGAGCTGCGCGGCGTCCTGGTGTACGGCAAGGCCGTGCAGGTGGACGACCGCGACAGGGTCATGGCCATCGGCATGGCGGTCGCGCGCCGGATGACTCCGGGCGTATCGGATGAGCTGTTGCGCCCGTACGTGGAGAAAACCGGCGCCAAGCGGGTCGCGTACGTCGTCGAGCGTACGAAAGTGGTCTCATGGGACCACAGGAGGCTCTGAGATGAAGGTCAAGGTGGACGAGCTGGTCTGCGAGGCCAACGCCGTGTGCATGGGGCTCGCGCCGGAAGTGTTCGAGGTGGACGACGACGACCAGCTGCACATCCTGCTACCGGAACCACCCCCCGAGATGCAGGACCGCGTCCGCCACGCGGTCAGGTCCTGCCCGAAAGCCGCTCTGTCCCTCGAGGAATAGCCCGCAGGCAACGAGGAGGAACCCCCCATGCGCGCCGCGATCCTGCACGCCGTAGGCAACGACAAGCTCGACATCCGCGACGACGTCACCCTGGCCCCCGTCGGGCCGGCGGACGTCCGCGTCCGGATCAGGGCGACCGGCGTCTGCCACTCCGACCTGTCGGCCATGACCGGCGTGCTGCCCCAGCCCGTGCCGCTCATCCTGGGTCACGAGGGCGCGGGTGAGGTGGTCGAGGTGGGCGAGCACGTCACGTCGGTCAAACCGGGCGACCACGTCGTGATCAGCTGGCGCCCGGCCTGCCAGGAGTGCGAGCTGTGCGTGGGCGGCCAGCCGTTCCTGTGCATGAAGTACGTCATCGAGTCCTTCAGCAAGGGCAACTTCCGGCTCGGCGACGGCTCCACGGTGTTCGGGATGGCCGGGTGCGGCACCTGGGCCGAGGAGATCGTGGTGCCGTGGCAGGGCGCGATCAAGATCGACGACGACGTGTCGTGGGAGGCGGCGGCCCTGATCGGCTGCGGCATCACGACCGGCGTGGGCGCCGCGCTCAACACCGCGAAGGTACGCCCCGGCTCCACCGTCGCGGTGGTCGGCTGCGGCGGCGTCGGCCTGGCCGTCATCCAGGGCGCCCGGGTCTCCGGCGCCAGGACGATCCTCGCGGTGGACCCGCTGGAGTCCAAGCACGAGCTGGCCAGGAAGGTCGGGGCCACCCACGCGGTCACGCCCGAGCAGGTGCCGGAAGCGCTGAGCGAGCTCACCGGCGGCGGCGGCTTCGACTACGCCTTCGAGGTGGTCGGCAAGTCGGCCACGATCCAGAGCACCTGGCAGCTCGCCCGCCAGGGCGGCGACGTCATCGTGGTCGGCGCGGGCGCGATGGACGACATGGTGTCGATCTCCGCCTTCAGCCTGCTCTTCGAGGGCAAGAACCTGCTGTCCAGCCTGTACGGCGAGGCGGACGTGCGGCACGACTTCCCGTACTTCGCCAAGCTGCACAAGGCGGGCCTGCTCGACCTGGAGTCGATGATCAGCTCCCGCATCCGCCTGACCGACCTGAACGACGCCGTGGCGGCGCTCAAGGGCGGCGAGGTGCTGCGCCAGATCGTCCTGATGGACTGACGGGCGCGGGGCCGCCCCGATGCCTCAGGGCGGCCCCACAGCTCGCTACTCGGTGGAGAAGGCGGCGTCGAAGGCCGTCGCCGGCGGGGTGATGGAGTTGAGCTTGCGGATGTAGGCCAGCGCCTCCCTGGCCCCGTCGAGCCGGTCCATCCCGGCGTCCTCCCACTCGATCGAGATCGGGCCTTCGTACCCGATCGCGTTGAGTGCGCGGAAGCAGTCCTCCCAGGGCACGTCGCCGCGCCCCGTCGAGACG
The nucleotide sequence above comes from Nonomuraea gerenzanensis. Encoded proteins:
- a CDS encoding Zn-dependent alcohol dehydrogenase → MRAAILHAVGNDKLDIRDDVTLAPVGPADVRVRIRATGVCHSDLSAMTGVLPQPVPLILGHEGAGEVVEVGEHVTSVKPGDHVVISWRPACQECELCVGGQPFLCMKYVIESFSKGNFRLGDGSTVFGMAGCGTWAEEIVVPWQGAIKIDDDVSWEAAALIGCGITTGVGAALNTAKVRPGSTVAVVGCGGVGLAVIQGARVSGARTILAVDPLESKHELARKVGATHAVTPEQVPEALSELTGGGGFDYAFEVVGKSATIQSTWQLARQGGDVIVVGAGAMDDMVSISAFSLLFEGKNLLSSLYGEADVRHDFPYFAKLHKAGLLDLESMISSRIRLTDLNDAVAALKGGEVLRQIVLMD
- a CDS encoding pyridoxamine 5'-phosphate oxidase family protein, which translates into the protein MNQRARIAMSDDEVTAFLEGSRKLQLATINRDGTPHLVTMFYGLDEGRIAFWTYAKAQKTRNLGRDPRVSCLVEAGDDYGELRGVLVYGKAVQVDDRDRVMAIGMAVARRMTPGVSDELLRPYVEKTGAKRVAYVVERTKVVSWDHRRL
- a CDS encoding ferredoxin, coding for MKVKVDELVCEANAVCMGLAPEVFEVDDDDQLHILLPEPPPEMQDRVRHAVRSCPKAALSLEE
- a CDS encoding class I SAM-dependent methyltransferase, with product MAMTMPSELLHAAKHAKGFMPPDEGLALFETACRYGKLGPICEIGTYCGKSAVYLGAAARQSGSVVVTVDHHRGSEEIQPGWAHHDPTLMDHRFGKMDSLPTFRATIASAGLEEEVIAIVGRSERVAALWNTPLAMLFIDGGHSEEPVTRDYEGWAPHVMTGGALVFHDVFPDPADGGQAPYRVYRRALDSGAFEEVSVTGSLRVLERVGPGV
- a CDS encoding DUF1702 family protein; the encoded protein is MDQVRTEPTPGPALSGAGGLRRLLAKDPLESDLSRRRFRHRGGAPRTIFMQAERSYVFGYNAVMSREAEKIEELPEDQRPFAYEGAAAGCTLLDLLTLTRGRRLHELLAGPAQPHRHAAYLGAGRAYALARLRPVWGARRAHPLLRWLALDGFGFQWSLSRADRMVGERTMPDLLTRAHCALFDQGLGRLLWYHEGGAPDDVSARIGRFPIPRRADLWSGVGFAAAYTGGAEADELWSLTERAGADGFRAYLAQGCAFAVAARLRSGELPGHTTRAAPILAGAEPEEAASWTDRALIALGHEAHTHEDFQSWQSQTRRSWTRRHHR
- a CDS encoding glycoside hydrolase family 15 protein produces the protein MISREEVVRTARSIAAIQQDDGGVPWPEGHVDAWNHIECLMAMSVAGLDEPVRRGYAWLARHQRADGAWPMKLVGGVPTEPNGETNHAAYVAVGVWHHHLVTGDQRFTEESWPMVKAALDFVAGLQTERGEIVWERDAHGRPGAYALLTGCSSIHQGLRCGVLLADHLGDPQPHWELAADRLAHVLSAHPEAFADKSRYSMDWYYPVLGGAVRGAQAFELLEREWPTFVVPGLGIRCVSDQPWVTGAETCELVLALDALGEEERAHTLFADMQHLRHEDGSYWTGWQFANRKHFPHERSGYTAAAVVLAADALLGLSPGSGLFRDIDGTAVFDPEVCGCAAVRTEGL